In Paroedura picta isolate Pp20150507F chromosome 1, Ppicta_v3.0, whole genome shotgun sequence, the following are encoded in one genomic region:
- the NDUFAF5 gene encoding arginine-hydroxylase NDUFAF5, mitochondrial isoform X3: MFGGDTLYELRCSLQLAELEREGGFSPHVSPFTAVNDLGHLLGRAGFNTLTVDTDEIQVNYPGMFELMDDLQGMGESNCCWSRKSVLHRATMLAAAAVYREMYGNDDGTVPATFQIFYMIGWKFHESQARPAQRGSATMSFGDLKKMNQSAVGKKKL; the protein is encoded by the exons ATGTTTGGGGGAGACACCCTTTATGAGCTTCGCTGCTCTCTGCAGCTGGCAGAGCTGGAAAGAGAAGGCGGATTTTCTCCACACGTGTCTCCTTTCACGGCTGTCAATGACTTGGGGCATCTGCTGGGAAGAGCTGGCTTCAACACACTGACCGTG GATACTGATGAAATTCAAGTTAACTATCCTGGGATGTTTGAACTGATGGACGATCTGCAAG GTATGGGAGAGAGTAACTGCTGCTGGAGTAGGAAGTCTGTGCTACACAGAGCAACCATGCTGGCAGCGGCTGCCGTGTACCGGG AAATGTATGGCAATGATGATGGGACAGTGCCTGCCACCTTTCAGATCTTTTACATGATTGGATGGAAGTTCCACGAATCGCAG GCAAGGCCAGCCCAGAGAGGCTCTGCGACAATGTCATTCGGAGACCTGAAAAAGATGAACCAGTCTGCTGTGGGAAAGAAAAAACTTTGA
- the NDUFAF5 gene encoding arginine-hydroxylase NDUFAF5, mitochondrial isoform X1, whose amino-acid sequence MAAWAARGWRARWGGRRWSGGGPGALQPFDRRLKRKQKNWAAAQAEPESRDYLRLEVGGRIADRIFDISRTFSLALDLGCGRSYIAQHLSKDVVERFCQADLAENALKNTTESEIPTFSVVADEEFLPFKENTFELVVSSLSLHWVNDLPRALHEIHQVLKPDGVFVGAMFGGDTLYELRCSLQLAELEREGGFSPHVSPFTAVNDLGHLLGRAGFNTLTVDTDEIQVNYPGMFELMDDLQGMGESNCCWSRKSVLHRATMLAAAAVYREMYGNDDGTVPATFQIFYMIGWKFHESQARPAQRGSATMSFGDLKKMNQSAVGKKKL is encoded by the exons ATGGCGGCGTGGGCGGCGCGGGGCTGGCGGGCGCGCTGGGGGGGCCGGCGCTGGTCCGGGGGGGGCCCCGGGGCCCTGCAGCCCTTCGACCGGCGGCTCAAGAGGAAGCAGAAGAACTGGGCGGCCGCGCAGGCCGAGCCCGAGAGCCGCGACTACCTGCGCCTGGAG GTTGGTGGGAGAATAGCAGACCGCATCTTTGACATTTCTAG GACTTTTTCGCTTGCTTTGGACCTTGGCTGCGGGCGAAGCTACATCGCTCAGCATTTAAGCAAG GATGTGGTCGAAAGGTTTTGTCAAGCTGACCTTGCGGAAAATGCATTG AAAAATACCACAGAATCAGAGATACCCACATTTAGTGTGGTAGCAGATGAAGAATTCCTCCCTttcaaagaaaacacatttgaaCTTGTTGTCAGCAGTTTGAG TTTGCATTGGGTGAATGATCTTCCCAGAGCCTTGCATGAG ATACACCAAGTGCTGAAGCCCGACGGAGTGTTTGTTGGTGCCATGTTTGGGGGAGACACCCTTTATGAGCTTCGCTGCTCTCTGCAGCTGGCAGAGCTGGAAAGAGAAGGCGGATTTTCTCCACACGTGTCTCCTTTCACGGCTGTCAATGACTTGGGGCATCTGCTGGGAAGAGCTGGCTTCAACACACTGACCGTG GATACTGATGAAATTCAAGTTAACTATCCTGGGATGTTTGAACTGATGGACGATCTGCAAG GTATGGGAGAGAGTAACTGCTGCTGGAGTAGGAAGTCTGTGCTACACAGAGCAACCATGCTGGCAGCGGCTGCCGTGTACCGGG AAATGTATGGCAATGATGATGGGACAGTGCCTGCCACCTTTCAGATCTTTTACATGATTGGATGGAAGTTCCACGAATCGCAG GCAAGGCCAGCCCAGAGAGGCTCTGCGACAATGTCATTCGGAGACCTGAAAAAGATGAACCAGTCTGCTGTGGGAAAGAAAAAACTTTGA
- the NDUFAF5 gene encoding arginine-hydroxylase NDUFAF5, mitochondrial isoform X2, translating into MAAWAARGWRARWGGRRWSGGGPGALQPFDRRLKRKQKNWAAAQAEPESRDYLRLEVGGRIADRIFDISRTFSLALDLGCGRSYIAQHLSKKNTTESEIPTFSVVADEEFLPFKENTFELVVSSLSLHWVNDLPRALHEIHQVLKPDGVFVGAMFGGDTLYELRCSLQLAELEREGGFSPHVSPFTAVNDLGHLLGRAGFNTLTVDTDEIQVNYPGMFELMDDLQGMGESNCCWSRKSVLHRATMLAAAAVYREMYGNDDGTVPATFQIFYMIGWKFHESQARPAQRGSATMSFGDLKKMNQSAVGKKKL; encoded by the exons ATGGCGGCGTGGGCGGCGCGGGGCTGGCGGGCGCGCTGGGGGGGCCGGCGCTGGTCCGGGGGGGGCCCCGGGGCCCTGCAGCCCTTCGACCGGCGGCTCAAGAGGAAGCAGAAGAACTGGGCGGCCGCGCAGGCCGAGCCCGAGAGCCGCGACTACCTGCGCCTGGAG GTTGGTGGGAGAATAGCAGACCGCATCTTTGACATTTCTAG GACTTTTTCGCTTGCTTTGGACCTTGGCTGCGGGCGAAGCTACATCGCTCAGCATTTAAGCAAG AAAAATACCACAGAATCAGAGATACCCACATTTAGTGTGGTAGCAGATGAAGAATTCCTCCCTttcaaagaaaacacatttgaaCTTGTTGTCAGCAGTTTGAG TTTGCATTGGGTGAATGATCTTCCCAGAGCCTTGCATGAG ATACACCAAGTGCTGAAGCCCGACGGAGTGTTTGTTGGTGCCATGTTTGGGGGAGACACCCTTTATGAGCTTCGCTGCTCTCTGCAGCTGGCAGAGCTGGAAAGAGAAGGCGGATTTTCTCCACACGTGTCTCCTTTCACGGCTGTCAATGACTTGGGGCATCTGCTGGGAAGAGCTGGCTTCAACACACTGACCGTG GATACTGATGAAATTCAAGTTAACTATCCTGGGATGTTTGAACTGATGGACGATCTGCAAG GTATGGGAGAGAGTAACTGCTGCTGGAGTAGGAAGTCTGTGCTACACAGAGCAACCATGCTGGCAGCGGCTGCCGTGTACCGGG AAATGTATGGCAATGATGATGGGACAGTGCCTGCCACCTTTCAGATCTTTTACATGATTGGATGGAAGTTCCACGAATCGCAG GCAAGGCCAGCCCAGAGAGGCTCTGCGACAATGTCATTCGGAGACCTGAAAAAGATGAACCAGTCTGCTGTGGGAAAGAAAAAACTTTGA